GCTTTGGGAGCCTGCCCAATGGGCGTTCCTTCGTCGTCAAGGAGGACTACCATCTCTGTCGCGTTCATGTTGCGCCTTCCTCCACACCTTCGTTTCTGCCTAAACCTGAATATTGCTAGACAAGCTAGAAGAAAGGCTACCATGTAGGAAGTTAGGTGTAACATACCAATCATGTCCAGATCTGAAGATATACCCGAAGAAGCCGGGACCCCGGTATCTGCCGGCATTTATCATCTGGACGCCAATGACCCACATCAGGAACTGGTGGATCGCTCCGGCCTTTCCGGCGAGGACGTTGAGCAGATCAGCGAACTCATGGCAGCGCTGGGACGGCTGCGCGAGGCCGAAGAACGCCTCTCCGACGCCTCGCTCAGATACATGAAACTCAACCAATCGGACATGCGCGCACTGCACTATCTGATTGTCTGCGCCAATCACGGTGTTATTGCCACACCCGGCGCCATCGCGTCCAGATTGCACATCT
The sequence above is a segment of the Arthrobacter sp. StoSoilB22 genome. Coding sequences within it:
- a CDS encoding MarR family transcriptional regulator, with protein sequence MSRSEDIPEEAGTPVSAGIYHLDANDPHQELVDRSGLSGEDVEQISELMAALGRLREAEERLSDASLRYMKLNQSDMRALHYLIVCANHGVIATPGAIASRLHISTASTTKLLDRLERAGHVTRHAHPSDRRALAIAITPETHAAAMKTVGRQQAKRFLAAARLTPSERKTVARFLDDMAQEIEVSGEAWAGSGAQPGV